TTGCCGATGAAGCCAGAATTCAACAAAGCCGGGTCCTCATCGATCTTCGTCGATATGCTGAAGCTCAAAAGGCTCTGGAGCCCATTCTTTCTGATAAACAAGCGGTTCTCTCAGTCCGCAGGGATGCCGGAGTCCTGCTGGCTGATTGCTTTCACAGACAGGCCGCCAACACTCCTGAAAAATACGAGCAAGCGGTTGCCATTTACGATCAACTCCTTGACAGCGATGGCCTTTCATTAGCATGGAATAACCGACTGCATTTTCTCAAAGGACAAACGCTGGAAAGCATGGACCGCCGCACAGATGCATTGGACACCTATTACAATGTCGTCATCAAAGGCCAAAATCCGCCGAGTACCGTCGGCTACGACGTCGAATGGTTCTGGTTCTACCGTTGCGGGTTCAAGGCCCTCTCCATGCTCGAAGCTGATAAACGCTGGGAAGCCGCCGTCAAACTGGCAAAAAGAATCGCTTCCTTCGATGGCCCCCGAGCCGAAGAAGCCTATAAACGATCCCACAATTTGGCGACCACTCACATGATATGGCTTGAAGACAACAAAGCCATCCCCGTTGACGAATAAACCTCAAACCACCTCCACACCACCATGCGCACTGCTGTCTATGCCGGATCCTTTGACCCACTGACCAACGGTCATTTATGGATGATCGAACGCGGCCTTGAAATGTTTGATCGACTCTATGTCGCCATTGGAACCAACCCTCTCAAATCATACACCTTTTCCGTCGAAGAACGGCTTGAACAACTTCATGCCTCCATCCCATCCTGTGAACGGTTAAGCATTTCCGAATTCCACAACCATTATCTGGTCAACTACGCGCGATCCGTCCAAGCCCAATTTATCCTGAGGGGGATTCGATCCTACACCGACTACGAATTTGAACGAGGCATGCGCCACATCAATAACGATATGGCCCCCTCAATCACAACCATTTTCTTGATGCCGCCAAGGGATATTTCCGAGCTTTCATCCAGCATGGTGAAAGGTTTGATCGGACCCGAGGGTTGGCAGGACAGCGTTCGCCGATACGTCCCGGCCCCAGTCTTTGAGTCCCTCAAAGAAATCGACTTGGACCAAGACTAGAGGGAGAAAAAACTCCACCTCTCCACGCCCTTCATCAGGTAGAAACAATCTGCCTCATTAGAAGGAAATCGGAACACTATCGGCTTGATGTTTTCCCAAAGCCATAGGATCAACCGCGCGCACTGTCCCTATCTCATCACCCCCATATCAAGCCATGATTTCCATCCTAGACCTTTTTTCCATCGGTATTGGGCCATCCAGTTCTCACACCGTGGGTCCGATGCGAGCTGCGTGCCAATTTGTAAAACAACTGGTCAACGCCCGACTCCCCAAGCTCCCTGTCCGCATCCAATGCGACCTGTATGGTTCCTTGGCCGCTACAGGCAAAGGACACGGAACCGATACCGCCATCATTCTCGGACTGATGGGTAACGACCCTGAAACCATTGACGTCAAGTCCGTCCCCACCATGTTGGACGCCATTCGCAAGGAAAAAAAACTCCTATGGCACCCGCAGCACCGCATCGCTTTCGAGGAACATCAACATATTGTCTACCACTCTGACAATGCCCTGCCGCTCCACCCCAATGGTATGCACCTGTGTGCAAGCTCGGCTGACGGAGACATCATCATGGAAGAGGTTTACTATTCCGTGGGCGGAGGCTTTATCGCCACTGATGCCGAAATGAAAAACCCTCACTTCGGAACCCCGGCATCTCCAGTCTATCCATTCCGATCGGCCGATGAATTGACCTCCCTTTGCGACGACCACCAGATCTCTATCCCCGAGCTCATGCTCGCCAATGAAAATCGAATCCGTCCAGAAACCGAAACACTG
This genomic stretch from Oceaniferula marina harbors:
- the coaD gene encoding pantetheine-phosphate adenylyltransferase produces the protein MRTAVYAGSFDPLTNGHLWMIERGLEMFDRLYVAIGTNPLKSYTFSVEERLEQLHASIPSCERLSISEFHNHYLVNYARSVQAQFILRGIRSYTDYEFERGMRHINNDMAPSITTIFLMPPRDISELSSSMVKGLIGPEGWQDSVRRYVPAPVFESLKEIDLDQD